Proteins found in one Kangiella sediminilitoris genomic segment:
- a CDS encoding lysophospholipid acyltransferase family protein, which produces MEQSKAEKANFFRIMWVIVISIASTGKYSLLTLYHALFSKKNPESLRPKVDRVIHRWGQSLVKRVKLKWTVKGDFESQVEEGRRVIILANHSSAYDIPLIFAALPGSIRMISKKELFKVPLLSSAMKAAEILSVDRQNRQQAIKDLAVAKEKMESGIRICMFPEGTRSKTGKLIPLKKGAIRLAIDTNALIIPVAIQDIYKVLPNKKWLHMRLNQEVTLNIGKAIDCRNFGVEQRNELRDLVYNSLDTLLREEVS; this is translated from the coding sequence GTGGAACAATCAAAAGCAGAAAAAGCTAATTTCTTCAGGATAATGTGGGTGATCGTCATTTCGATCGCTTCAACAGGGAAGTATTCATTACTGACGCTGTACCACGCTTTATTCTCTAAGAAAAATCCAGAGTCATTACGACCCAAGGTTGATCGTGTTATACATCGCTGGGGACAGAGCCTCGTCAAGCGGGTTAAACTCAAGTGGACAGTAAAGGGAGATTTCGAATCTCAGGTTGAGGAGGGGCGTCGAGTTATTATTCTGGCCAACCACTCCAGCGCTTACGATATTCCTTTAATTTTTGCTGCCTTACCGGGCAGTATTCGTATGATCTCAAAAAAAGAACTGTTTAAAGTTCCATTGCTGTCCAGTGCTATGAAAGCTGCTGAAATTTTATCGGTTGACCGGCAAAATCGTCAGCAGGCGATAAAAGATCTGGCCGTGGCAAAGGAAAAAATGGAAAGCGGTATCCGAATCTGTATGTTCCCAGAAGGTACACGGTCCAAAACAGGAAAACTTATACCTCTGAAAAAAGGAGCTATACGTTTAGCGATTGATACCAATGCCCTGATAATTCCTGTGGCGATTCAGGATATCTATAAGGTGTTACCTAACAAGAAATGGTTGCATATGCGGTTGAACCAGGAAGTCACTTTGAATATCGGGAAAGCGATCGACTGTAGAAACTTTGGGGTTGAACAGCGCAATGAACTAAGAGATTTAGTGTATAATTCTCTAGATACACTGCTAAGGGAGGAAGTGTCATGA